One genomic window of bacterium includes the following:
- the rfbC gene encoding dTDP-4-dehydrorhamnose 3,5-epimerase, producing the protein MIVTKTDLPDVLLLEPRVFPDERGFFLESFNARTWREAVGFLPEFVQDNHSRSRRGVVRGLHYQVRHVQGKLVQAVRGEIFDVAVDLRRDSPACGKWTAAVLSDANHRQLWIPPGFAHAFLTLSDEADVLYKTTDYYDKQAERCIRWDDPELGIAWPLPAAAVLSEKDRGAVPLREAELFG; encoded by the coding sequence ATGATCGTCACGAAGACGGATCTGCCCGACGTGCTGCTGCTGGAGCCGCGGGTCTTCCCCGACGAGCGGGGCTTCTTCTTGGAGAGCTTCAACGCCCGCACCTGGCGCGAGGCCGTCGGCTTCCTGCCGGAATTCGTGCAGGACAACCACTCCCGCTCGCGCCGCGGCGTGGTGCGGGGGCTGCACTACCAGGTGAGGCACGTCCAGGGCAAGCTCGTGCAGGCGGTGCGCGGCGAGATCTTCGACGTGGCGGTCGACCTGCGGCGGGACTCGCCCGCCTGCGGGAAGTGGACAGCGGCGGTGCTGTCGGACGCGAACCACCGCCAGCTCTGGATCCCGCCCGGGTTCGCCCACGCCTTCCTGACCCTGAGCGACGAGGCGGACGTGCTCTACAAGACCACGGACTACTACGACAAGCAGGCCGAGCGCTGCATCCGCTGGGACGACCCCGAACTGGGCATCGCCTGGCCGCTGCCGGCCGCGGCGGTGCTCTCGGAGAAGGACCGCGGCGCGGTCCCGCTGCGGGAGGCCGAGCTGTTCGGCTGA
- the rfbA gene encoding glucose-1-phosphate thymidylyltransferase RfbA, which translates to MDDTTPVPGLRKGIVLAGGAGSRLYPLTRVASKQLQPVYDKPMIYYPLATLMMAGLRDILVISTPQDTPRFEDLLGDGSQWGISLTYVVQPEPKGIAQAFLVGEEFLAGEGVCLILGDNVFHGRMNLDRIVAEFRRGARIFGYPVLDPERYGVVEFDADGRAVSIEEKPLRPRSRYAIPGLYLFDERVVEITRGLTPSPRGELEISDVNRAYLERGELVVEKLGRGIAWLDTGTHTSLLEASQFIGLLEARQGLKIACLEEVAFNRGFLDRAGLESTIAAMPASSYRSYLERILKEGL; encoded by the coding sequence GCGCCGGCAGCCGCCTCTACCCGCTGACCCGCGTGGCCAGCAAGCAGCTGCAGCCGGTCTACGACAAGCCCATGATCTACTACCCGCTCGCCACCCTGATGATGGCCGGCCTGCGCGACATCCTGGTGATCTCGACGCCGCAGGACACGCCCCGCTTCGAGGACCTGCTCGGCGACGGCTCGCAGTGGGGGATCAGCCTGACCTACGTGGTCCAGCCGGAACCCAAGGGCATCGCCCAGGCCTTCCTGGTCGGGGAGGAGTTCCTGGCGGGCGAGGGCGTCTGCCTGATCCTGGGCGACAACGTCTTCCACGGCCGCATGAACCTGGACCGCATCGTGGCCGAATTCCGCCGCGGCGCCCGCATCTTCGGCTACCCCGTGCTGGATCCGGAGCGCTACGGCGTGGTGGAGTTCGACGCGGACGGCCGCGCCGTCAGCATCGAGGAGAAGCCGCTGCGGCCGCGCTCGCGCTACGCGATCCCCGGCCTCTACCTCTTCGACGAGCGGGTCGTGGAGATCACGCGCGGCCTGACGCCGTCGCCCCGCGGCGAGCTGGAGATCTCCGACGTCAACCGGGCCTACCTCGAGCGCGGCGAACTCGTGGTCGAGAAGCTCGGCCGGGGCATCGCCTGGTTGGACACGGGCACCCACACGAGCCTGCTCGAGGCCAGCCAGTTCATCGGGCTGCTCGAGGCCCGCCAGGGCCTGAAGATCGCCTGCCTGGAGGAGGTCGCCTTCAACCGGGGCTTCCTGGACCGGGCCGGCCTGGAGTCGACGATCGCGGCGATGCCCGCCTCGAGCTACCGCTCCTACCTCGAGCGGATCCTGAAGGAAGGCCTGTAG